DNA sequence from the Microtus ochrogaster isolate Prairie Vole_2 linkage group LG10, MicOch1.0, whole genome shotgun sequence genome:
CAAATCCTTATAACTGCTGATCCCATCCTTGATTTTCTTCTCAAGACATGGCTACAGGCCACAATTGCTTAGCAGAGAGGGTTAGTGTTTCACAAGGCTAAAGATTTACAGATGCTCCCTCATATAACACAGTAAGGTTCCCTTGGTAACCTGGATTTTCTGCAGTAAAGAAGGGTTGTACTGAAACAGCGCCTCAGCTCCCTGTTGGAGAAAATGCAGACAAAGGGATTGATTCCTGCTTGGGCAAAACTCATCCAGACAGCAGCTGTTAGAAATCCCCCTGGTACTACAGGGCCTCTTGCAAAAACTCTCCAATAGCAGGCCACCAGGTAGGGGCCCCACAAGGTTAGGAAGAGAAAAGTCATTATATAGAACATTCTGCTGATTCGTTTCTCCATTTTGAACTCATCTAAGACCAGCAGCCGCCTTCTGCCTGTGGTATTTGCATTTTGCCTGATGCCCAGCAAGGTGGGTGGTGTGGGACCCCTTCCAAATCCTGCTAGCCAGTTGGCAGCTGCCTGGCCACTGGCTCCAGGGCCATGAAAGGTCCAGTTCTGGCTGACGGCTGCTACAAACTGGACTGGCTTCATTTTCCTTCGATCGTGGACAAAAAATATCAGCTTGAGGTAGACAAGCTGTGTGGCGAGGAGGATGAGAGCGAGGAGCAGCATAAATCCTAGGGAATCGTTAGCCCTGAAGGAGCGGTGTTGGAAGGTGCACTGATCCTCCTCCCTAATGAACGAGTACGTGCCCACGTCTAAAACCGGGGGGAATGCCATGGCCACAGACAGAGTCCACACCATGCAGATCACAGCCAAACACGTCCAAAAGGTCAGCCTCTTTGTATAGAAGCGGTGATGGGCGATAGCTAGGTATCTGGTAACGCTGATGCAGAAGAGCATGAAAGCGGTGTGGAAACAGGACAACACCCCCAGAAAGGCAATCACTTTGCAAGTCAGAGTCCCGTAAGTCCAGGAAGAGCCATTTTTGACAGAGTTGaatacaaatggaaaacaaattgCAGATCTGAGGATGTCTGAACAGCACAGATCCAGCAGGAAGTAGTAAGGAGCTCTGTGCAAGGTCTTATCTTTCACTAGCAAAATGGAGATCAGAAGGTTGCCCACCACGCTGACTCCTATTATGAAACCCAAGGAAGTCAGTTTCAGAAAGGCTGTTAGAGGCGAGAGATTTTGCAAAATGTTGTCAGCTGCATGGCTATAGTTCGCCATAGATGGATGGAGGATAAGGAAACAGCCTCAGTCAAGTCTCATGATCTAGATATAAGAACAAGGAAAAGCTAGATCCATACATTTTACTAACAATGTAATCCACAAAGAGATCTGATCCAATCTGTGGTcatgcttcctctttccttccgTTTGATTTGCCATCAGAATatctgaggaagaaaaaaagagaactatCAGTTCTTAAGTTAATAAGCCATGCTGATGGGGCTAGCATGAAGCTAG
Encoded proteins:
- the Gpr85 gene encoding probable G-protein coupled receptor 85 produces the protein MANYSHAADNILQNLSPLTAFLKLTSLGFIIGVSVVGNLLISILLVKDKTLHRAPYYFLLDLCCSDILRSAICFPFVFNSVKNGSSWTYGTLTCKVIAFLGVLSCFHTAFMLFCISVTRYLAIAHHRFYTKRLTFWTCLAVICMVWTLSVAMAFPPVLDVGTYSFIREEDQCTFQHRSFRANDSLGFMLLLALILLATQLVYLKLIFFVHDRRKMKPVQFVAAVSQNWTFHGPGASGQAAANWLAGFGRGPTPPTLLGIRQNANTTGRRRLLVLDEFKMEKRISRMFYIMTFLFLTLWGPYLVACYWRVFARGPVVPGGFLTAAVWMSFAQAGINPFVCIFSNRELRRCFSTTLLYCRKSRLPREPYCVI